The proteins below are encoded in one region of Rhodoluna lacicola:
- a CDS encoding glycosyltransferase family 2 protein gives MGASAPVIAVVIPAYRVAAHILEVIAEIGKEVSQIYVVDDACPEGSGALVSAKCADKRVKVLTHAENQGVGGAVVTGYRAALEGGAEIVVKVDGDGQMDPALIGDLIQPIVDGKADYTKGNRFDSLVGLREMPGVRVLGNGALSLMSKISSGYWNITDPTNGFTAIHRDVLRAMPLDMLSKRFFFESDVLYRLSIIRAVVWDVPMEARYGNEKSNLSAVKALFEFPGKHFVRFHKRLFYNYYLRDMSAASLELPLGAALGWFGFIFGVTKFSESVESGMPATAGTVMLSAVPVILGFQLVLAFLSHDIASVPKRVKHKK, from the coding sequence ATGGGCGCATCGGCTCCAGTTATTGCAGTGGTTATTCCTGCGTACCGAGTGGCCGCCCACATTCTTGAAGTCATTGCCGAGATTGGCAAAGAAGTCTCACAAATTTATGTAGTTGATGACGCTTGCCCTGAGGGCTCGGGTGCATTGGTTTCGGCCAAGTGTGCCGATAAGCGCGTAAAGGTTTTGACCCATGCTGAAAACCAAGGTGTTGGCGGAGCTGTTGTTACTGGGTATCGCGCGGCGCTCGAAGGCGGTGCCGAGATCGTGGTCAAGGTTGATGGCGATGGGCAGATGGACCCGGCGCTTATCGGTGATTTAATTCAACCGATTGTTGACGGCAAGGCCGACTACACCAAGGGCAATCGTTTTGACAGCTTGGTTGGGCTGCGCGAGATGCCGGGCGTGCGCGTGCTGGGTAATGGTGCGCTGAGTTTGATGTCGAAGATTTCGAGTGGTTATTGGAACATCACTGATCCAACAAATGGTTTTACTGCGATTCACCGCGATGTGTTGCGCGCTATGCCGCTTGACATGTTGAGCAAGCGTTTCTTTTTTGAATCCGATGTTTTGTATCGCCTGAGCATTATTCGTGCGGTTGTTTGGGATGTGCCGATGGAGGCGCGTTATGGGAATGAGAAGAGCAACCTATCGGCGGTGAAGGCTCTGTTTGAATTTCCGGGCAAGCACTTTGTGCGTTTTCACAAGCGATTGTTTTACAACTACTACTTGCGCGACATGAGTGCGGCTTCGTTGGAGTTGCCACTGGGGGCGGCGCTTGGTTGGTTTGGTTTCATTTTTGGCGTGACAAAGTTTTCGGAGTCAGTTGAATCTGGAATGCCCGCGACAGCTGGAACTGTGATGTTGTCGGCGGTACCAGTTATTTTGGGTTTCCAATTGGTGCTGGCATTTTTGAGCCATGACATTGCTTCAGTGCCAAAGCGCGTGAAGCACAAAAAGTAG
- a CDS encoding ArnT family glycosyltransferase, with protein sequence MTAAVSVNRFDRAYFWLVVPFIAALISIGRVWPVLPAVMQDEYVYSIQARFTPFAEQLYPNYLFSWLYSGTSACGADFYSCGKALNVVFFFATLAFIFFISRRLLSITWGAMIATVAAFSPIHVYVSYFMPEAMYFAFITATIYVALIAGAKHKLSWWVATGALLGLSALVKPHALFTLPAFLLFALLVALRSESGSLGQGLMASLGKLGAFAVVKFGGGFAFAGAAGLSLFGTSYESSLNQFVSENAQGQADVAAQTVSTVSNAATESSVQAAESSGPGFFEVFIPHSLAHLALLLTVAGIPLLLSMSVIKDAVIKKQEVSASSQFLLLIGLLSLSFALVVGAFEGVVTSLGDDHSSRIITRYYEFLVPLLLIAAAVFAKFVEPKIRVRLIQSGFIIAALVFGWVYLSGVNQSFADSILLSGYLSGPAVIPIIAAIGIIVALVWIFSANSGSKLIVYVATPLILLIAGFTSQSYLLSQVGTNEAYFDVAGQKAKSLLADVAGEKISIVGPVRYQNFTTKFWIDKPAIQDVTLPDGQAIDAASMPNVDYVVLIGNAKITGTTEVLDQAEGYAIVKIVR encoded by the coding sequence TTGACTGCAGCGGTTTCAGTGAACCGATTTGATCGTGCTTACTTTTGGCTGGTTGTTCCATTTATTGCCGCGTTGATTTCAATTGGCCGGGTGTGGCCGGTGCTACCTGCGGTAATGCAGGATGAATACGTTTACAGCATTCAGGCGCGTTTCACTCCTTTTGCTGAGCAGCTTTACCCAAACTATTTGTTCTCTTGGTTGTACTCAGGCACAAGTGCTTGCGGAGCTGACTTTTATAGCTGCGGCAAGGCATTGAATGTTGTGTTCTTCTTTGCGACTTTGGCATTTATCTTTTTCATTTCTCGCCGTTTGTTGAGCATCACCTGGGGCGCGATGATCGCAACCGTTGCAGCGTTTAGCCCAATTCACGTTTATGTTTCTTACTTCATGCCGGAGGCAATGTACTTTGCTTTCATCACCGCAACTATTTATGTTGCATTGATTGCCGGTGCTAAGCACAAGCTGTCTTGGTGGGTTGCAACCGGGGCACTGCTTGGTTTGAGCGCCTTGGTGAAGCCACACGCCCTGTTTACCTTGCCCGCGTTCCTCTTGTTTGCGTTGTTAGTTGCCTTGAGAAGCGAGAGCGGAAGCTTGGGCCAGGGGCTGATGGCTAGCCTGGGCAAGCTGGGAGCTTTTGCCGTTGTGAAGTTCGGCGGAGGCTTTGCTTTTGCTGGCGCTGCCGGTCTTTCCTTATTTGGAACATCCTATGAGTCATCTCTAAACCAATTCGTCTCTGAGAACGCTCAAGGGCAAGCAGATGTAGCTGCCCAGACCGTTTCGACGGTTTCTAATGCCGCGACAGAGTCGTCTGTTCAGGCTGCCGAGTCATCCGGACCTGGGTTTTTTGAGGTCTTTATTCCACACTCACTTGCACACCTAGCGCTGTTGCTTACCGTTGCCGGTATACCTTTGCTGCTTTCCATGAGCGTTATCAAAGACGCCGTGATAAAGAAGCAAGAAGTTTCAGCGTCCAGCCAGTTCTTGCTACTAATTGGTTTGCTTTCACTTTCATTTGCTCTTGTAGTAGGCGCATTTGAAGGAGTTGTGACCTCACTAGGTGATGATCACAGTTCAAGAATCATTACTCGCTACTACGAGTTTTTGGTGCCATTGCTTCTAATAGCTGCGGCGGTATTTGCTAAGTTCGTGGAGCCAAAGATTCGCGTCCGACTGATTCAATCTGGATTCATTATTGCCGCGCTGGTATTTGGCTGGGTATACCTGAGTGGGGTAAACCAGAGTTTTGCCGATTCAATTCTGCTTTCTGGATATCTTTCAGGCCCGGCTGTGATTCCGATTATTGCCGCAATTGGAATCATTGTTGCTTTGGTTTGGATTTTCTCTGCCAACTCAGGATCAAAACTAATTGTTTATGTTGCTACCCCGTTGATCTTGTTAATTGCTGGTTTTACTTCACAGAGTTATTTGCTTTCTCAAGTTGGAACCAACGAGGCGTATTTTGACGTTGCTGGTCAAAAAGCTAAAAGTCTTTTGGCGGATGTTGCCGGAGAAAAGATTTCAATTGTTGGGCCGGTGCGCTACCAAAACTTCACCACGAAGTTTTGGATTGATAAACCGGCTATTCAAGACGTAACTCTGCCGGATGGACAGGCAATCGATGCTGCATCGATGCCAAATGTTGATTACGTGGTGCTGATTGGCAACGCAAAGATTACCGGAACAACAGAAGTGCTAGACCAGGCTGAGGGCTACGCAATCGTAAAGATTGTTCGCTAA
- a CDS encoding LysE/ArgO family amino acid transporter, with the protein MLAFLPGLLTGLSLIIAIGAQNAFVIRQGLTKKHVLLVVAICALSDALLIFLGVGGLGALIQGLPWLLEIIRWFGVVYLGWFGIKSLRSAFKTQSLDASGTQSGSATKVVTAVLGFTFLNPHVYLDTVILLGSIGNQFDDDKWWFATGAAVGSVLWFSAIGFGAKAASVFMSKPVFWKVLDLIIAAVMFSIAILLAFYKF; encoded by the coding sequence ATGCTTGCTTTCCTACCTGGCTTATTGACCGGACTTTCGCTGATTATTGCGATTGGGGCGCAGAACGCCTTTGTGATTCGCCAGGGATTGACCAAGAAGCACGTTTTGCTGGTGGTGGCGATTTGTGCGCTGTCTGACGCGCTGCTGATTTTCTTGGGGGTAGGCGGTCTTGGTGCACTGATTCAGGGGCTGCCTTGGTTGCTTGAAATTATCCGCTGGTTTGGTGTTGTCTACCTGGGCTGGTTCGGCATCAAGTCACTGAGGTCAGCTTTCAAGACACAGAGCTTGGATGCATCGGGAACCCAAAGTGGTTCGGCCACCAAGGTGGTTACCGCGGTGCTGGGCTTCACCTTTTTGAACCCGCACGTCTACCTAGACACTGTGATTCTTTTGGGTTCTATTGGAAATCAATTTGATGACGACAAGTGGTGGTTTGCCACCGGGGCTGCCGTTGGCAGCGTGCTTTGGTTTAGCGCGATTGGTTTTGGGGCTAAGGCGGCATCGGTGTTTATGTCTAAGCCGGTGTTCTGGAAGGTGCTTGATTTGATCATTGCTGCGGTGATGTTCTCAATCGCAATTCTTTTGGCTTTCTACAAGTTCTAG
- a CDS encoding Gfo/Idh/MocA family protein, with protein sequence MTTSSPVLPAPRIIDPASVPVLRWGVMGAADIAQAFVGGVQKHTKQHIVAVASRTPGKAEAFAEKFGIESHDNYEDLLAREDIDVIYIPTLPTQHRDHALMAIAAGKHVLVEKPLALDPKEAAEIFAAAKAKGVLAMEAMWTRYLPHYDVIRQLLESNTLGNIDLVTAHMAQANLEIPRLWKKGHGDPFFDMGIYPVSFIQTFLGNPKSITAQGVMHPNGIEEEVSVQLNYESGARAYIVLSARAAVPGIASVGGDKAKITVGPEFFVPASITIANTDFGSPYTTWTDDSAVQGHEGLSYQATAMAKFISEGLLESPYESHADSIANLEVCAEVVRLIGAEII encoded by the coding sequence ATGACAACTTCAAGCCCAGTACTTCCAGCCCCGCGCATCATCGATCCGGCATCGGTTCCGGTGCTGCGCTGGGGAGTAATGGGCGCAGCCGACATCGCCCAGGCATTCGTTGGCGGCGTGCAAAAGCACACCAAGCAGCACATCGTGGCGGTTGCCTCCCGCACACCGGGCAAGGCTGAGGCCTTCGCCGAAAAATTTGGCATCGAATCTCACGACAACTACGAAGACCTTTTGGCCCGCGAAGACATTGACGTCATCTACATTCCAACCCTGCCAACCCAACACCGCGATCACGCACTCATGGCAATCGCCGCCGGCAAGCACGTACTGGTTGAAAAGCCACTTGCGCTAGACCCTAAAGAAGCCGCCGAGATTTTCGCCGCGGCAAAAGCCAAGGGCGTTCTTGCAATGGAAGCGATGTGGACTCGTTATCTTCCGCACTACGACGTAATCCGTCAGCTGCTTGAGTCCAACACACTTGGCAACATTGATCTCGTCACCGCACACATGGCTCAAGCCAACCTAGAGATTCCTCGCTTGTGGAAAAAGGGTCACGGCGATCCATTCTTCGACATGGGCATCTACCCAGTTAGCTTTATCCAGACTTTCCTAGGCAACCCAAAGTCAATAACCGCGCAAGGGGTGATGCATCCAAACGGAATCGAAGAAGAAGTATCGGTTCAGTTGAATTATGAATCCGGCGCGCGTGCCTACATCGTGCTTTCTGCTCGCGCCGCGGTGCCGGGCATTGCATCCGTTGGTGGCGACAAGGCCAAAATTACGGTTGGACCGGAATTCTTTGTACCTGCCAGCATCACAATTGCCAACACCGATTTTGGTTCCCCTTACACAACCTGGACTGATGACTCTGCTGTTCAAGGTCACGAAGGTCTTTCCTATCAAGCAACCGCAATGGCCAAGTTCATCAGCGAGGGTCTACTGGAATCACCTTACGAATCACACGCTGACTCAATTGCCAACCTAGAAGTTTGTGCAGAGGTTGTGCGCCTAATCGGTGCTGAAATTATTTAG
- a CDS encoding arginase family protein yields MNHHVHEDPLWPRASAWLKEADETSNYDLGLFGIPANLTSISKTHALLTPNAIRDALQRYSTFNWSIQKDVAQLSFADFGDVVDPDSPEGEQRTAHLAQQVSTRSKLAIGLGGDNSVTYAMAKGVYADHIATAGLITFDAHHDLRDGISNGSPVRRLIEEAGLNGKRIVQIGIADFSNSHSYAQRAKDFGIHVIPRTALRSRNAADVVAEALEVAGAAGGPIHVDFDVDVCDRSVVPACPAAAPGGLSADEFRAYCFEIGKASGRAQSATAGNSAAAAQIKSVDFTEIDASADSADGRTVRLAALGILELAAGFML; encoded by the coding sequence ATGAACCATCACGTTCACGAGGATCCACTTTGGCCACGCGCATCAGCGTGGTTGAAAGAGGCCGACGAAACTTCAAACTATGACCTTGGTTTGTTTGGCATTCCGGCAAACCTAACTTCAATTTCAAAAACTCACGCGCTGCTAACTCCAAATGCAATTCGCGATGCCCTGCAGCGCTACTCAACTTTTAACTGGAGCATCCAAAAAGATGTTGCCCAGCTTTCATTCGCTGACTTCGGCGACGTGGTTGACCCCGATTCACCAGAGGGCGAACAACGCACCGCGCATTTGGCGCAGCAAGTTTCAACTCGCAGCAAACTTGCAATTGGTCTAGGTGGTGACAACTCAGTCACCTACGCAATGGCAAAGGGTGTTTACGCAGACCACATCGCAACCGCAGGCCTAATAACTTTTGATGCGCACCACGATCTGCGCGATGGCATCAGCAATGGTTCACCGGTTCGTCGCCTGATTGAAGAGGCGGGTCTCAACGGCAAGCGCATCGTGCAAATTGGTATCGCGGATTTTTCAAACTCACACAGCTACGCACAGCGTGCAAAAGATTTTGGCATTCACGTGATTCCGCGCACCGCGCTGCGCTCACGAAACGCAGCAGACGTGGTTGCCGAGGCACTTGAGGTTGCCGGAGCTGCCGGTGGCCCAATCCACGTGGACTTTGATGTTGATGTCTGTGACCGATCCGTGGTGCCAGCCTGCCCGGCTGCCGCCCCGGGCGGCCTAAGTGCCGACGAGTTCCGTGCCTACTGCTTTGAAATCGGCAAGGCCTCCGGCCGCGCCCAATCCGCGACGGCGGGCAACTCCGCAGCCGCCGCTCAAATCAAGTCCGTTGACTTCACAGAGATCGATGCCTCAGCAGACTCAGCCGACGGCCGTACCGTGCGCCTAGCTGCCCTTGGAATTTTGGAGCTTGCCGCCGGCTTTATGCTCTAA
- the hutH gene encoding histidine ammonia-lyase, whose amino-acid sequence MRTVTINSAGMTMQDVIDVARHNARVEISEQALAGMAATREHIEKLANGETPVYGISTGFGALANRHIAIEDRVQLQKSLVRSHAAGMGEPVEREVVRALMLLRLKTLCSGRTGARPLVAQTMADILNAGITPYVHEYGSLGCSGDLAPLAHCAMVLMGEGRAFGPATDGTLGTERPVADLLAEAGITPVELREKEGLALINGTDGMLGMAILAIADLNHLVDYADKIAAMSVEGLMGTDQVFRPELHEPLRPHPGQAKSAANMFAALKGSEIVASHRVGDSKVQDAYSLRCAPQVTGGLRDTIDYATVVATRELAAAVDNPIVLENGEVTSNGNFHGAPVAYILDFLAIPATDLGSMSERRTDRMLDQNRSSGLPPFLAADAGVDSGLMIAQYTQAGLVSENKRLAAPASVDSIPSSAMQEDHVSMGWHAGRKLRKVVDNLRMILAVELTAAARAVELRAPHQPSPISAELIARLRKVVPGMGTDRFLAPELAAAAELLRS is encoded by the coding sequence ATGAGAACCGTCACCATTAACTCTGCTGGCATGACCATGCAAGACGTGATCGATGTTGCCCGCCACAACGCTCGCGTTGAAATCTCAGAGCAGGCCCTGGCTGGCATGGCTGCCACCCGTGAGCACATTGAAAAGCTAGCCAACGGTGAGACTCCGGTTTACGGCATCTCAACCGGATTCGGCGCCTTGGCCAACCGCCACATTGCCATCGAAGACCGCGTTCAGCTGCAAAAGTCCCTGGTCCGCAGCCACGCCGCCGGAATGGGCGAGCCGGTGGAGCGCGAGGTCGTTCGTGCCCTAATGCTGCTTCGCCTAAAGACCCTGTGCTCTGGACGCACCGGAGCCCGCCCGCTGGTTGCCCAGACTATGGCCGACATCTTGAACGCCGGAATCACCCCATACGTGCACGAATACGGCTCGCTGGGCTGCAGCGGTGACCTTGCCCCGCTTGCCCACTGCGCCATGGTGCTGATGGGCGAGGGCCGCGCCTTTGGCCCAGCCACCGATGGAACCCTGGGCACCGAACGCCCAGTGGCCGACCTGCTCGCCGAAGCTGGCATCACCCCGGTTGAACTGCGTGAGAAAGAGGGCCTGGCGCTTATCAATGGCACCGATGGAATGCTCGGCATGGCCATCCTTGCCATCGCAGACCTAAATCACCTGGTGGACTACGCAGACAAGATTGCCGCCATGAGCGTTGAGGGCCTAATGGGCACAGACCAGGTCTTTAGACCAGAACTGCACGAACCACTTCGCCCACACCCGGGCCAAGCCAAATCGGCGGCAAATATGTTTGCGGCACTCAAGGGCTCAGAGATCGTTGCCTCGCACCGCGTTGGCGACAGCAAGGTGCAAGACGCCTATTCGCTTCGCTGTGCTCCGCAGGTAACCGGCGGACTTCGCGACACAATCGATTACGCCACCGTCGTTGCCACTCGCGAACTTGCTGCCGCGGTAGACAACCCAATCGTTCTTGAAAATGGTGAGGTCACCAGCAACGGAAACTTCCACGGTGCTCCGGTTGCTTACATTCTTGATTTCCTTGCGATCCCGGCAACCGATCTTGGTTCAATGTCTGAGCGCCGCACCGATCGCATGCTCGACCAAAATCGTTCCAGCGGATTGCCACCTTTCCTAGCAGCAGATGCCGGAGTCGACAGCGGATTGATGATTGCGCAATACACCCAGGCGGGATTAGTCAGCGAGAACAAACGTCTTGCCGCACCAGCCAGCGTTGACAGCATTCCTTCATCGGCAATGCAAGAAGATCACGTGTCAATGGGTTGGCACGCAGGTCGCAAGCTTCGCAAAGTTGTTGACAACCTGCGCATGATTCTTGCGGTTGAACTTACCGCAGCCGCTCGCGCCGTTGAGCTGCGCGCACCGCACCAGCCATCACCGATTAGCGCCGAGCTGATTGCGCGACTTCGCAAGGTTGTACCAGGAATGGGCACCGATAGATTCCTTGCGCCAGAACTTGCCGCAGCAGCAGAGTTACTTCGTTCATGA
- the hutI gene encoding imidazolonepropionase: protein MSTLFNNIGCLFTNSQGDSPVSLAARSAENFLGEICDAAIVVEDGKVAWVGESKNSPAADVQIDLAGQTVIPGFVDSHAHLMFAGDRAEEFSARMQGQSYSAGGIKTTVAATREATDAQLEANLARLVAEMHASGITTFETKSGYGLDVETESRSLAIAAKHTSETTFLGAHVVPQEFKDVAKFGSVEAGADAYVDLVKNAMLTAATPHAKWIDVFCDRGAFNVDQAREILQAGISAGLAPRIHANQLENIGAIQLAVELDCASADHCTHLTNQDIDALAHSNTVATLLPGAEFSTRSKYPDARKLIDAGVTVALATDCNPGSSYTSSMAFCIALAVREMRMSPAEALWSATMGGAKALRRNDIGHLSIGARADFAVINAPSYIHLAYRPGVNLISETYIAGRAVTK from the coding sequence ATGAGCACTCTCTTCAACAACATTGGTTGTTTATTTACCAACAGCCAGGGGGATTCCCCGGTTTCGCTTGCTGCGCGTAGCGCAGAAAATTTTTTGGGCGAAATTTGCGATGCCGCAATTGTTGTTGAAGACGGAAAAGTTGCTTGGGTTGGTGAGTCAAAGAATTCACCTGCAGCAGATGTGCAAATTGACTTAGCTGGGCAAACTGTAATTCCAGGTTTTGTTGATTCGCACGCGCACCTGATGTTTGCCGGTGATCGTGCAGAAGAATTTTCTGCACGCATGCAGGGTCAGTCATACAGTGCCGGTGGAATCAAAACCACGGTCGCTGCAACTCGCGAAGCAACCGATGCACAACTTGAAGCTAACCTTGCACGCCTAGTTGCAGAAATGCATGCCAGCGGCATCACCACATTTGAAACCAAGAGTGGCTACGGTCTTGATGTTGAAACCGAGTCACGCTCACTTGCGATTGCGGCAAAGCACACCAGCGAAACAACTTTTCTTGGTGCGCACGTTGTGCCGCAGGAATTCAAAGATGTTGCAAAATTTGGTTCAGTTGAAGCGGGCGCCGACGCATACGTTGACCTCGTTAAAAACGCAATGCTTACCGCAGCCACTCCGCACGCAAAATGGATTGACGTGTTTTGCGATCGCGGTGCGTTTAACGTTGATCAAGCTCGCGAAATTTTGCAAGCCGGAATCAGCGCCGGTCTTGCACCGCGCATTCACGCCAACCAACTTGAGAACATTGGTGCAATCCAACTTGCGGTTGAACTTGATTGCGCATCGGCCGATCACTGCACGCACCTAACCAATCAAGACATTGATGCACTTGCCCACTCCAACACCGTGGCAACACTTTTGCCAGGTGCAGAATTTTCAACCCGTTCAAAATATCCAGACGCACGCAAACTAATTGATGCCGGTGTAACCGTGGCACTTGCAACTGATTGCAACCCCGGCTCAAGCTACACATCTTCTATGGCGTTCTGCATCGCCTTAGCGGTTCGCGAAATGCGCATGTCACCGGCCGAGGCACTTTGGTCGGCAACCATGGGTGGCGCAAAGGCGCTTCGCCGAAATGACATTGGACATCTATCCATCGGTGCTCGCGCGGACTTTGCAGTGATCAACGCACCTAGCTACATTCACCTGGCCTACCGCCCGGGAGTAAATTTGATTAGCGAGACATACATTGCCGGAAGGGCCGTCACAAAATGA